One Hevea brasiliensis isolate MT/VB/25A 57/8 chromosome 5, ASM3005281v1, whole genome shotgun sequence genomic region harbors:
- the LOC110642145 gene encoding 70 kDa peptidyl-prolyl isomerase isoform X2, with translation MALASMKSSMEADIQVRDSKFSEKQIGKQGLRKKILKKGISWQTPFPGDEVEVHLSGHVEGGACLDSTRDKGVPFIFKLGQGEVIKGLDDGAATMKKGERAIFKVPPNLAYEEAGSPPLIPSNAALFFDVEMLSWSSIRDIAGDGGILKRIIKEGEGWATPRDGDKVLVKYEAGLENGLLVSKSEEGEEFHIGDGYLCPAFGKAVKTMRKGEEAELSVKCSYGFSRNVNVPGDTGRSIHPHSSFSIKLELVSWKSVIDITGNKKVLKTIVQAGEGFERPNDGSQVKVAYTGKLEDRTVIEKKGTAEEPFEFITLEDQINEGLDRAIMTMKKGEQALVRVSAEYLSGHEISGMFPANSVLHYEVELIDFIKEKPFWKMGAFEKLEACERKKMDGNALFKAEKFWRASKKYEKATNYIDFDHSFTDDQKCLAKGLRLLCNLNNAACKLKLGEYLEASRLCTKVLEQEPFNIKALFRRSQAYLKTLELEKAEDDINRALTIDPNNRDVKLVYKELKDKQREYVKYQADFFSTMISRMS, from the exons ATGGCACTCGCATCCATGAAATCTTCCATGGAAGCTGACATTCAAGTCCgagattcaaaattttcagagaaGCAAATCGGAAAGCAAGGTCTCCGGAAAAAGATTCTCAAGAAAGGAATTTCCTGGCAAACTCCATTTCCTGGAGACGAGGTGGAAG TTCATCTCAGCGGGCACGTTGAAGGCGGGGCATGTCTTGATTCAACTCGTGATAAAGGGGTTCCCTTTATCTTCAAATTAGGCCAAG GTGAAGTTATCAAAGGATTGGATGATGGAGCTGCCACAATGAAGAAAGGCGAGAGAGCAATTTTCAAAGTACCACCAAATTTGGCCTATGAGGAAGCTGGTTCTCCACCACTGATTCCCTCCAATGCAGCTCTCTTTTTTGATGTTGAGATGCTATCTTGGAGCAGCATCAGGGATATAGCAGGTGATGGAGGAATATTGAAGAGGATAATAAAGGAGGGCGAGGGATGGGCCACACCCAGAGATGGAGATAAAGTTTTAG tGAAGTATGAGGCTGGGCTTGAGAATGGACTGCTTGTTTCCAAATCTGAAGAAGGAGAAGAGTTTCACATAGGTGATG GTTATCTATGCCCTGCCTTTGGCAAAGCTGTGAAGACGATGAGAAAGGGTGAAGAGGCAGAGCTATCAGTAAAGTGCTCTT ATGGGTTCAGCCGAAATGTAAATGTTCCGGGAGACACTGGCAGAAGCATTCATCCGCATTCTAGTTTCAGCATCAAGCTTGAGCTTGTATCATGGAAAAGTGTAATTGACATCACAGGAAATAAGAAAGTGCTCAAAACAATTGTACAAGCTGGTGAAGGCTTTGAACGTCCTAATGACGGATCCCAAGTGAAAG TGGCATATACTGGCAAACTGGAAGATAGAACAGTTATTGAGAAGAAGGGAACTGCTGAAGAACCTTTTGAATTTATAACTCTGGAAG ACCAAATAAATGAGGGTTTGGACAGAGCAATAATGACAATGAAGAAAGGAGAACAAGCTCTAGTCAGAGTCAGTGCAGAGTATTTGTCTGGTCATGAGATTTCAGGAATGTTTCCTGCAAATTCTGTGCTTCACTATGAAGTTGAGCTGATTGACTTTATCAAG GAGAAACCATTTTGGAAGATGGGTGCATTTGAGAAATTAGAAGCATGTGAAAGGAAGAAGATGGATGGAAATGCATTGTTCAAGGCTGAGAAATTCTGGCGTGCCTCCAAGAAATATGAAAAGGCAA CAAACTATATCGATTTTGACCACTCTTTCACTGATGATCAAAAGTGCCTTGCCAAAGGGTTGCGGTTATTGTGTAATTTGAACAATGCAGCTTGCAAGCTTAAACTAGGGGAGTATCTTGAAGCTTCAAGATTATGCACAAAG GTTTTAGAACAGGAACCCTTCAATATCAAAGCTCTGTTCAGACGATCCCAGGCATACTTGAAAACGTTAGAACTCGAGAAAGCTGAAGATGATATAAACAGGGCTCTAACCATTGATCCAAATAATAG AGATGTGAAACTCGTCTACAAGGAGCTGAAAGATAAGCAAAGAGAATATGTTAAATACCAAGCTGATTTTTTTAGCACCATGATTTCAAGGATGAGTTAA
- the LOC110642145 gene encoding 70 kDa peptidyl-prolyl isomerase isoform X1: MALASMKSSMEADIQVRDSKFSEKQIGKQGLRKKILKKGISWQTPFPGDEVEVHLSGHVEGGACLDSTRDKGVPFIFKLGQGEVIKGLDDGAATMKKGERAIFKVPPNLAYEEAGSPPLIPSNAALFFDVEMLSWSSIRDIAGDGGILKRIIKEGEGWATPRDGDKVLVKYEAGLENGLLVSKSEEGEEFHIGDGYLCPAFGKAVKTMRKGEEAELSVKCSCHTFSDGFSRNVNVPGDTGRSIHPHSSFSIKLELVSWKSVIDITGNKKVLKTIVQAGEGFERPNDGSQVKVAYTGKLEDRTVIEKKGTAEEPFEFITLEDQINEGLDRAIMTMKKGEQALVRVSAEYLSGHEISGMFPANSVLHYEVELIDFIKEKPFWKMGAFEKLEACERKKMDGNALFKAEKFWRASKKYEKATNYIDFDHSFTDDQKCLAKGLRLLCNLNNAACKLKLGEYLEASRLCTKVLEQEPFNIKALFRRSQAYLKTLELEKAEDDINRALTIDPNNRDVKLVYKELKDKQREYVKYQADFFSTMISRMS; encoded by the exons ATGGCACTCGCATCCATGAAATCTTCCATGGAAGCTGACATTCAAGTCCgagattcaaaattttcagagaaGCAAATCGGAAAGCAAGGTCTCCGGAAAAAGATTCTCAAGAAAGGAATTTCCTGGCAAACTCCATTTCCTGGAGACGAGGTGGAAG TTCATCTCAGCGGGCACGTTGAAGGCGGGGCATGTCTTGATTCAACTCGTGATAAAGGGGTTCCCTTTATCTTCAAATTAGGCCAAG GTGAAGTTATCAAAGGATTGGATGATGGAGCTGCCACAATGAAGAAAGGCGAGAGAGCAATTTTCAAAGTACCACCAAATTTGGCCTATGAGGAAGCTGGTTCTCCACCACTGATTCCCTCCAATGCAGCTCTCTTTTTTGATGTTGAGATGCTATCTTGGAGCAGCATCAGGGATATAGCAGGTGATGGAGGAATATTGAAGAGGATAATAAAGGAGGGCGAGGGATGGGCCACACCCAGAGATGGAGATAAAGTTTTAG tGAAGTATGAGGCTGGGCTTGAGAATGGACTGCTTGTTTCCAAATCTGAAGAAGGAGAAGAGTTTCACATAGGTGATG GTTATCTATGCCCTGCCTTTGGCAAAGCTGTGAAGACGATGAGAAAGGGTGAAGAGGCAGAGCTATCAGTAAAGTGCTCTT GTCATACATTCTCAGATGGGTTCAGCCGAAATGTAAATGTTCCGGGAGACACTGGCAGAAGCATTCATCCGCATTCTAGTTTCAGCATCAAGCTTGAGCTTGTATCATGGAAAAGTGTAATTGACATCACAGGAAATAAGAAAGTGCTCAAAACAATTGTACAAGCTGGTGAAGGCTTTGAACGTCCTAATGACGGATCCCAAGTGAAAG TGGCATATACTGGCAAACTGGAAGATAGAACAGTTATTGAGAAGAAGGGAACTGCTGAAGAACCTTTTGAATTTATAACTCTGGAAG ACCAAATAAATGAGGGTTTGGACAGAGCAATAATGACAATGAAGAAAGGAGAACAAGCTCTAGTCAGAGTCAGTGCAGAGTATTTGTCTGGTCATGAGATTTCAGGAATGTTTCCTGCAAATTCTGTGCTTCACTATGAAGTTGAGCTGATTGACTTTATCAAG GAGAAACCATTTTGGAAGATGGGTGCATTTGAGAAATTAGAAGCATGTGAAAGGAAGAAGATGGATGGAAATGCATTGTTCAAGGCTGAGAAATTCTGGCGTGCCTCCAAGAAATATGAAAAGGCAA CAAACTATATCGATTTTGACCACTCTTTCACTGATGATCAAAAGTGCCTTGCCAAAGGGTTGCGGTTATTGTGTAATTTGAACAATGCAGCTTGCAAGCTTAAACTAGGGGAGTATCTTGAAGCTTCAAGATTATGCACAAAG GTTTTAGAACAGGAACCCTTCAATATCAAAGCTCTGTTCAGACGATCCCAGGCATACTTGAAAACGTTAGAACTCGAGAAAGCTGAAGATGATATAAACAGGGCTCTAACCATTGATCCAAATAATAG AGATGTGAAACTCGTCTACAAGGAGCTGAAAGATAAGCAAAGAGAATATGTTAAATACCAAGCTGATTTTTTTAGCACCATGATTTCAAGGATGAGTTAA
- the LOC110642145 gene encoding 70 kDa peptidyl-prolyl isomerase isoform X3: MALASMKSSMEADIQVRDSKFSEKQIGKQGLRKKILKKGISWQTPFPGDEVEVHLSGHVEGGACLDSTRDKGVPFIFKLGQGEVIKGLDDGAATMKKGERAIFKVPPNLAYEEAGSPPLIPSNAALFFDVEMLSWSSIRDIAGDGGILKRIIKEGEGWATPRDGDKVLVKYEAGLENGLLVSKSEEGEEFHIGDGYLCPAFGKAVKTMRKGEEAELSVKCSYQINEGLDRAIMTMKKGEQALVRVSAEYLSGHEISGMFPANSVLHYEVELIDFIKEKPFWKMGAFEKLEACERKKMDGNALFKAEKFWRASKKYEKATNYIDFDHSFTDDQKCLAKGLRLLCNLNNAACKLKLGEYLEASRLCTKVLEQEPFNIKALFRRSQAYLKTLELEKAEDDINRALTIDPNNRDVKLVYKELKDKQREYVKYQADFFSTMISRMS; this comes from the exons ATGGCACTCGCATCCATGAAATCTTCCATGGAAGCTGACATTCAAGTCCgagattcaaaattttcagagaaGCAAATCGGAAAGCAAGGTCTCCGGAAAAAGATTCTCAAGAAAGGAATTTCCTGGCAAACTCCATTTCCTGGAGACGAGGTGGAAG TTCATCTCAGCGGGCACGTTGAAGGCGGGGCATGTCTTGATTCAACTCGTGATAAAGGGGTTCCCTTTATCTTCAAATTAGGCCAAG GTGAAGTTATCAAAGGATTGGATGATGGAGCTGCCACAATGAAGAAAGGCGAGAGAGCAATTTTCAAAGTACCACCAAATTTGGCCTATGAGGAAGCTGGTTCTCCACCACTGATTCCCTCCAATGCAGCTCTCTTTTTTGATGTTGAGATGCTATCTTGGAGCAGCATCAGGGATATAGCAGGTGATGGAGGAATATTGAAGAGGATAATAAAGGAGGGCGAGGGATGGGCCACACCCAGAGATGGAGATAAAGTTTTAG tGAAGTATGAGGCTGGGCTTGAGAATGGACTGCTTGTTTCCAAATCTGAAGAAGGAGAAGAGTTTCACATAGGTGATG GTTATCTATGCCCTGCCTTTGGCAAAGCTGTGAAGACGATGAGAAAGGGTGAAGAGGCAGAGCTATCAGTAAAGTGCTCTT ACCAAATAAATGAGGGTTTGGACAGAGCAATAATGACAATGAAGAAAGGAGAACAAGCTCTAGTCAGAGTCAGTGCAGAGTATTTGTCTGGTCATGAGATTTCAGGAATGTTTCCTGCAAATTCTGTGCTTCACTATGAAGTTGAGCTGATTGACTTTATCAAG GAGAAACCATTTTGGAAGATGGGTGCATTTGAGAAATTAGAAGCATGTGAAAGGAAGAAGATGGATGGAAATGCATTGTTCAAGGCTGAGAAATTCTGGCGTGCCTCCAAGAAATATGAAAAGGCAA CAAACTATATCGATTTTGACCACTCTTTCACTGATGATCAAAAGTGCCTTGCCAAAGGGTTGCGGTTATTGTGTAATTTGAACAATGCAGCTTGCAAGCTTAAACTAGGGGAGTATCTTGAAGCTTCAAGATTATGCACAAAG GTTTTAGAACAGGAACCCTTCAATATCAAAGCTCTGTTCAGACGATCCCAGGCATACTTGAAAACGTTAGAACTCGAGAAAGCTGAAGATGATATAAACAGGGCTCTAACCATTGATCCAAATAATAG AGATGTGAAACTCGTCTACAAGGAGCTGAAAGATAAGCAAAGAGAATATGTTAAATACCAAGCTGATTTTTTTAGCACCATGATTTCAAGGATGAGTTAA